A genomic stretch from Pontibacter liquoris includes:
- a CDS encoding STAS domain-containing protein yields the protein MKYQSELKDDILFIRLQGDLIAGTDTQSMMEAADGLQDGKVMLCAVDLSHVRFMDSSGMGVLVSLLTKFRNRGGELVLIKPSDHIRKLLIVTKLNAIFTIAENDSFAAQFLKESIY from the coding sequence ATGAAGTATCAGTCAGAACTCAAGGATGACATTTTGTTCATCAGGCTGCAAGGCGATCTGATTGCAGGCACCGATACTCAGTCTATGATGGAAGCGGCAGATGGCCTGCAGGATGGAAAAGTGATGCTTTGCGCTGTCGATCTGTCGCATGTGCGCTTTATGGACAGCAGCGGCATGGGCGTACTGGTTTCGTTGCTGACCAAGTTCCGGAACAGGGGCGGCGAGCTGGTGCTCATCAAGCCATCTGATCATATCCGCAAACTTCTGATCGTTACAAAGCTGAATGCTATTTTCACTATTGCAGAAAATGATAGCTTTGCGGCGCAATTCTTAAAAGAATCAATATACTAA